A region of Sesamum indicum cultivar Zhongzhi No. 13 linkage group LG7, S_indicum_v1.0, whole genome shotgun sequence DNA encodes the following proteins:
- the LOC105166936 gene encoding pentatricopeptide repeat-containing protein At3g51320, whose product MAKLLRFRTLLLSQFPKLCWVSSLSSPSSSSDMKACKYAKQNSLSANIRDKALYLLNCCRSSNHLFQIQAHLITSGLFQDPSFSGRLLKLSLKLVDDLGYTFLIFKCISFPDAFCVNTVVKSYSCSGYQRKAVDFYVDMLRGGNFSPNSFTFPPLISACSKLGCLSLGQMCHGQALRFGVDNVLPVQNSLVHFYACCGLMDVAWKVFDGMLTKDSVSWNTIIDGFAKVGEMGLAHKLFDTMPEKNVVSWNVMMTGYLNFRKPGNALKLFREMVVQGFESNDTTAVNVIAACGRSNRLKEGRSVHGFLVKAFNSSSLIIDTALIDMYSKCGRVDLAQVIFNRMPSKNLVSWNAMILGHCINANPLDGLNLYSVMVDRIRCKDESAVKFDKDVKLDEASLILPEEVTFIGILCACARKGMLTEGRDYLSQMIDVFHVKPNFAHYWCMANLMANVGLMQEAVDILRNIPIDEDASPESSLWAGLFGSCRFQRDVSLAEQIAKGLIEQDPQNFSHHNLLVNIYAAAGRWEEVARTKELMKGRGIKRVPCCGLKDLKEIVQNAKVGDTQEKDLQMALME is encoded by the coding sequence ATGGCAAAGCTCCTCCGATTCAGAACGCTTCTATTATCACAGTTCCCTAAGCTATGCTGGGTTTCAtctctttcttctccttcttcttcttcggaCATGAAGGCTTGTAAATACGCCAAACAGAACTCTCTGTCTGCCAATATCAGGGATAAAGCTCTTTACTTGCTTAACTGCTGTAGGAGTTCAAACCACCTCTTTCAAATCCAAGCCCACTTGATTACTTCTGGTCTTTTCCAAGACCCGTCTTTCTCCGGCCGCCTTTTGAAGCTCTCGTTGAAGTTAGTTGATGATTTGGGCTAtacattcttgatttttaagTGTATTAGTTTTCCTGATGCGTTCTGTGTTAACACTGTTGTAAAGAGCTATTCTTGCAGCGGGTATCAAAGAAAAGCTGTGGATTTCTATGTTGATATGCTGAGAGgtggtaattttagtcctaatAGCTTTACTTTTCCACCGTTGATTAGTGCTTGCTCTAAATTGGGTTGTTTGAGTTTGGGGCAAATGTGTCATGGGCAAGCTCTGAGGTTCGGGGTTGACAATGTTTTGCCGGTGCAGAACTCTTTGGTTCATTTTTATGCTTGTTGCGGGCTCATGGATGTCGCCTGGAAAGTGTTTGATGGAATGCTGACTAAGGACTCTGTTTCTTGGAATACGATTATTGATGGGTTTGCCAAGGTTGGTGAAATGGGATTAGCTCATAAGTTGTTTGATACAATGCCCGAAAAGAATGTGGTTTCTTGGAATGTTATGATGACTGGGTATTTGAATTTCCGGAAACCAGGGAATGCATTGAAGTTGTTTAGAGAAATGGTGGTCCAAGGATTTGAGAGTAATGATACGACTGCGGTGAATGTGATTGCAGCTTGTGGGAGGTCTAATAGATTGAAGGAAGGAAGATCAGTTCATGGATTTCTTGTTAAGGCATTTAACAGTTCAAGTTTGATTATTGATACCGCTTTGATTGATATGTATAGCAAATGTGGACGGGTAGATCTTGCTCAGGTAATTTTTAATAGGATGCCAAGCAAGAACTTAGTTTCCTGGAATGCAATGATTTTGGGACACTGCATTAATGCAAATCCACTTGATGGGCTTAATCTGTATTCAGTAATGGTGGATAGAATTAGGTGTAAAGATGAATCGGCTGTAAAATTTGACAAGGATGTAAAGTTAGATGAAGCAAGTTTGATTCTCCCTGAGGAAGTTACCTTTATCGGCATTTTATGTGCTTGTGCCCGCAAAGGAATGTTGACAGAAGGGAGAGACTATCTCTCCCAGATGATTGATGTGTTTCATGTGAAACCCAATTTCGCACATTATTGGTGCATGGCTAACCTCATGGCTAATGTTGGTCTAATGCAAGAGGCTGTGGATATCTTAAGGAACATTCCAATCGATGAAGATGCGTCTCCAGAATCCTCGTTGTGGGCAGGATTATTTGGGTCATGTCGTTTTCAACGGGATGTGAGCTTAGCCGAACAAATTGCCAAAGGCTTGATTGAGCAAGATCCTCAGAATTTTTCCCATCACAATTTGCTGGTTAACATTTACGCAGCAGCAGGTAGATGGGAAGAAGTTGCCAGGACAAAGGAGTTGATGAAGGGAAGGGGAATTAAAAGAGTGCCTTGTTGCGGTCTCAAGGACTTGAAAGAGATAGTTCAGAATGCCAAAGTGGGCGATACACAGGAGAAGGATTTACAAATGGCATTGATGGAGTGA